The sequence below is a genomic window from Plasmodium cynomolgi strain B DNA, chromosome 4, whole genome shotgun sequence.
TAAGCTAAATTTTGAGGAAGCATTGAAAAGTGAGAAAagcggaaagaaaaaaggtaccAATGAATACGTGACTAGCTTCGAATGGATAAACAGTAGCAACTTTGTCGAGTCGGAAGGTGAAGATGAGTTAAGGAAGGGAATCATAGTGGGGGGATTAACGAATGGAGATATAATTCTCCTAAATGCACAGAATTTATTTGTAGAAAAACCAACCCATGAGCAATTTGTACTGAGTAAGGCAAATGTACATGAAGGGTCCATAAACTGCTTGGAGTGtaataaacacaaaaataatttaatagcAACAGGAGGAAATGATGGACAGCTGTTTATTACagatattgaaaatattttttctccaacttCTTATGATCCTTATTTGGACAAGAATaacttacaaaaaattacttgCCTGaattggaataaaaaagtatcaCATATTTTGGCTACCTCCTCAAACAATGGCAACACTGTTATTTGggatttgaaaataaaaaaagcagctgTCAGTTTTAGGGATCCACATAGTAGAACGAAGACTTCATCTCTTGCATGGCTAGCTAATCAACCAACACAAATTCTAGTTGCCTATGACGATGAAAAGAGTCCTTGCTTACAACTATGGGATTTAAGAAATGCAAACTATCCCATAAAGGAAATCATCGGACATTCCAAAGGGATAAATAATATCACCTTTAGCAGCATCGACTCAAATTTGTTGATTTCGTCGGGAAAGGATACAACCAAGTGTTGGTACCTGAGCAATAACAACTTCGACGTTTATAACGAGGTCAACAATTCTGCTAATAATATATACTCCAAATGGTCTCCTTTCATCCCGGATATGTTTGCATCCTCCACGAATGTAGATACTATTCAGGTTAATTCTATTAACAATGGATTGAAGATGACTAGTAAGTATGTCCCCAATTTTTACAGGAAGGATGCGGGGATTACTTTTGGCTTTGGAGGGAAGATCTGCTGCTTTGACAACACCGCGGGGGCGGAGTCCACCAAGCAGGGCCAGTCGGAGGCCACCGATGTCGGCGCGGTTGGCGGCACTGGCGGAACTGGCAGCGTTGGCTCGGTTGGCGGCGCCGAAAGCAGGTTCCCCATCAAGTGCCACATCTACTCCACCGAAATGGAGCTCATTTCCGAGGCGGACAAATTCGAGAAGTACATCGCCAGCGGCAACTACTTCGAGTTTTGTGAGAGTAAGATAGCTACGACGGAGGATGAACATGAGAAACTCACATGGAGAATTTTGCAGCTCCTGTGCACGTCACAGAAGGAAGGAATTGTTAAACATCTAGGTTATGACATGAACgaaattgtacaaaaaattgaagacaCCACGGGAAAGCAACCAGGGTTTATCTTTAACAAATTGGCTGacgaggagaaggaaaaaatgttagcGAATAACGCTTCTTCCAATCTGATGGGTTCAGAAAGCATGATGGATCCTTCCATGGCGGGATTAATGACGACAGGGGGAGTAAACTATGAGCATATGAATGGTGGATTTATGGCCGGTGGTGGTGCGGGGGGCGTCGACCCGAACACGATGCCCACCGGGGCTGCCTCTGCTGGTGCTGCTTCCGCTTCTGCTGGTGGGGGTGCCTCCCCTATGGTGATAGACAACGCGCAGGGCTTCAACTCATCGTTCGATGTGGAcccagaaaaattttttagagAGCTCGGCGAGAAGAAAGAGAATGAAGATATcaaagagggggagaaacAACAGAAGGGAGATAAAGGGACGGAGGAAAAGCAACAGAAGGGAGATAAAGGGGTGGAGGAAAAGCAACAGAAGGGAGATAAAGGggtggaggaaaaacaacagaaggggaaggacAAGGGAAAGGATAAAGGAAAGGataaaggaaagaaaaaaggaaagggtgGAGGAAGTGGAGGGTTAACAGGAGGAGTAGGAGACGAAGAGTACGACGATGAGGATGACGAAGATGGACTTGGTGGAAACAGCGGACGTGGATCAGGAGGTGCCAAAGataaaaatcaaataaatgataaaacaaATTGGAACTCGGGTATAGAGTCCATCATTAAAGAGTGTGTCCTGGTAGGAAACATCGAAACGGCAGTAGagttatgtgtacataagAACCGAATGGCAGATGCGTTATTCCTATCGTCCTTTGGAGGTGAACAGCTTTGGCACAAAACCAAAACGTTGTACATTAAGAAACAGAACAGTACCTTTATGAGAAGcttgaattatattttggATGACCAGCTGGAGCTCCTAGTTCAACAGATCGACCTCTCCTCCTGGGGAGAAGCTCTCTCCATTCTATGCACGTATGCATTAAATAAGCCCAACTTTAATAACCTCTGTGAAACACTAGCCAAAAGgttgcaaaatgaaaaatttgacaTCAGGGCAGCGTCCATTTGCTACCTATGTGCTTCAAACTTTGACCAGACGGTGCAAATCTGGAATGACATGCCTTCGACTCAGAACTCGTTACTTAATGTACTGCAGGAtatggtggaaaaaatgacggTCCTAAAAATGGCTATAAAACATGACATGTTTAATGCTATTATGAATAGGAAAATCAATCAGTATGCAGAGCTGTTGGCTAATTCGGGTCGATTGAAAGCTGCCATGACGTTTTTGTGTCTAACTCAGGAAGACCAAACTGAGGAGAGCCTAATTTTGAGGGATCGAATTTTCAACAGTGGTGTGCATATGCTGTGCCATCAAGTTAAACCTCCCATGTCTCCTTTCCAAGTGTTCCATATAAAATCGACAGTTGGGGGGATGCTGCACCACAATTATCAGCAGTGTAATCAGAGCCCACTATTTAAGGGCAATGTAATGAGTGGTAGCTTGAACCCTAGTCAGTCCAAGctcttttccccctccacTAAGAGTGCCACCTCCATGATCATCCCCCCTCCGATGCCAGGGCAGATATCAGGGCAGATATCAGGACAGATGCAAATGCCCATGCAGTCCGCACCTCCGCACTCCTCTCACATGGGGGGTTACTCTTCCATGCCTCCCAGCAAATTCAACACTCAAGTTATCAATGCCCCTCCACCCCAACGCGCGTCCTTCGCAAGCACATCTGCTAAGAATTTCCCCCTGGGCAACGTCAATCCAGTGAAGCCTCCATCCATCAGCACCATGTCTGCATCTGCATCTGCATCCGCGTCATACATCATGCCCCCCTCAGGACCACCACCCCCCTCGAGCACATCTCCCCCGTCCTACGCTTCCGTGTCGAacctttcaaattttaacGCACCAATGGGTATCAAATCGGAGCAGGATGATCAGAAGCAGACTACACCAACCGGAGTTCCAGTAGGAGGACCCATGTTTTCCTCTCAGTCCTATGCCAACCAAAGACGAATTCAACCCGGTGGAAATGCACTGCCCCCCCCTGCTGCTCCCACACCTTCACAAGCAAACCAAATAAACAACCGTAGTTTCCCCTCTATGCAAAATATTGCACCTGGCCCTCCTGTAAATAGAAACCTGTCCAGCTCGTCCAATCCGAATAGTATGTCGTTCCAGCAGGATAACTCGGGCCAGCAGTTTCTCAAGAGGGAGTGCATGGATCAGCAGGCTCCTTACGGAGGGGCAGTGAGCCCCCCCGGCATGCAGCCGAATAGTTTTGGCGCCTCTTTCCAGGACAGCACGAACAAGGTCGGGCTGGGCGGCCAGTCGGGCGGCCCCCCCTCATCAGGTTAGCCGCGTGTGTAGCAGTGTGTGTAGGAATGCGCGTAGCAGTGCACGTGGCGAGGTGCATGTAGCGACGATGCGTGATGGTTCTTGTAGCCACGTTTGCACCGACGCGTGATGGTTCTTGTAGTCACGTTTGCACCGATGCGAGCTGCTATACGTGTAGCGGTTCGCCTGGAGCGCACCCCCTCTCCATTTGTGcgtttcctcctccccccccatcgGCAGGTCTCAGCACGACATCCCCAATCGCGGGCGCCCTGACTGTCACCCCCGGAATGCCGGTCCCATGGCCAATCCCCACGACGACCCAGCAGGTACGCACGGAAGAGTGAGGTTGTCCGCCATGATTAGCCGCATGGTGGTGTATCCCCCCCCGGATTAACCGCATCGCGGTGTAGCCCCCCCGGATTAACCACATCGCGGTGTAGTCCCCCCGGATTAACCGCATCGCGGTGTAGTCCCCCCGGATTAACCACCTCCCGGTGCTTCCCGACTCCACTTTCATAATGCCATTCCCACgcatctcccccccccggtGCAGCTCGGATCCACGACCACCTCCACGGcgaacgaaaataaaaagatacAAACCGCCAcgaaggaacaaaatggagtgttcatgggaagaagcaacgTAGACAATGTTAAGAAAACCATAAGTAGTTTTCTCAATGGGTACGTCTCACAGGAGgcaatgaagaagaaggcagAAGACGTCTCAATCAAGGTGCACGAGCTGTTCGATAAGCTGGACGCTGGGTCCTTTAATGAGCACATAAATGACAGCATCGTGAATATGGTTAATGCACTTAATGCGAATGACTTCAGGGCAGCCAACAAGGTCATAGTTGACCTGAGTAGGAACTTATGGGATGGAAGCAACAAGTCATGGTATGAGGGTCACCACGCGTGGCAGAGTGTGTGTAGGCAATGTGTAGTAGCGCCTGCCAGtggtttcttcccccccgaaCTCCGCCATAGTTTTTTtgtagataattttttcgtaatttcCTCCACGCACCTCTAACATAAGGTGACCTCATCTGTTTAcgcattttccattttccatttttttttttttttttttttttttgcaggatTATGGGCCTCAAGTGCATCATACCAAAATGCTGACGTAACCCGGTGTGATTATATATGACCGCTTCGCTTCCCCATgtgatgtattttttttttttttttcctctccattgGACTAACAACCCTCCCCCCAAAAGACTGCTTAATTAAAAGAAAGGCAAATGGCTTGCCCCCCGTCTTGATCTTACATCGTCATACAGCACCGCATTCGCTTTTTAGTTCGCCGCGATTACGCCGCGCCACTgttgtgtgtatatatatgtatgtatgcacgtatgtatgcacgtatgtatgcacgtacgtatgtatgcacgtacgtatgtatgtattttttttccactacGTTGGTTAGTGCTAAACTTATCCTGAGTTTCCTTCAAATCGTGTAAAAAGGTACACGTGGTGTAAGGGTCCCCCGCGCGAAGACGTGGGCGGGCCAGGAGGAGCAGTTACTCAGCTGGATGGATATGAAGCGTTGCTCAGCCGATTGGAAAACCCGCCTCGCAGCTTCGCCGCGCAACGCTGAACAGATCATCCGCTGAACCGCTCAACCGCTCATCCGCCCatccacttctccccctaAAAGGCGTCGTCGTAGTCCGGGTTTTTGTCGCGCGGCTTGGGGCCGCCGGCGGGCTTGGCCAGGATAATCTGGTCGATCTTGAGAATAGTCTGCAGGGCGTCCACGGCCAAGTCAATGGCATACTTCTTACACTTGAAGTTATCATAAATGCAGTTATCCTTAGCGGAGGTGATGAAGGAGTCCTTATTTATATTCACACACACATCGGTGTTCCCCTTGTTGTGTTCATTAATGAGTTGGTTCAGGACATCAGTGCTGTTATACCCACAGTTTGTAGCCAAAATTCTTGGGATGACGAGGAAGGACTCTGCGAAAATTTTAACGCTGTAGTTGTGCACACCCTTCAACTGGTGAGCGTATTTTTTAAGTCGCTCACATAGCTGAACCTCGATACAACCCCCACCATACACAAAGGAGTTCCCCTTAATGGCATTCTTTATAGCATTAATCCCGTCATGGATACACCGTTCGACTTCATCCAGTAAGTTATACGTAGCTCCCCTGAGGATGATTGtgctaacttttttattcatcGAATTAATGATAGTTACTTTTTTTGAGGCAATTTCAGACACATAAATTGAGGATGCTTTTCCAATTTCTTCCGGTTTGGGAACTCCTAACTTAACGAGGGAGGTTATGTTAAGAAGCTTACATAATCGTAGGGTCTCAAATTTGGATGGTATTTTCAACGTCATGATCTGTTCTGCGTCACAGAAATGTTGTGCTATGTCGGAGATAGCTCCATTAACAATAATCACATCgactccttctttttttatatttgcaattattttcttcatctgttcttcctctccttttgtgAAGTTAAGTAATTCCTGTGCGTTGTTAAGCAGTACTGTCCCTTTGGTCTCCGTCGTGGCTGCTTCCAATCCACAGTTAAGTACAATCAcgtttgcattttctttcttcttaaCGATTCCATGGGTATCTCTCGTAATTACCATCCCCATGATGAACTGAGAATCGATTAGGTTCCCTCCATTTAGTTTCGATATTCTGATATTATCTACATCAAAAAGTTCCACCTTTTCTTCTGGCATTAACGTCGCTATACATTGAGCTAACAGAGTAGTAATAAAATCGAAGTTGTTCGTGAGATTTTTTGTAACCATGACAGATTTAataacctttttaatttctttttcatcggagaagctttccattttgtagaCAATCAACTCGGAGGAAATAATTCTTTCGATTTCTTTATATCCTAACATGAATCCGGTTAAAATATCATTGATGTTGAATCCCTGCTGAATCAAATGGCTAGCTTTATCCAGCATTTCTGTGGTTAACGTAAAAACGTAGTTGGTGAAATCTCCATATTCATAGTTCATCGTCTCGGATAGCTTCTTCAGGATATTTACCACCGGGTGGTTTATCTCCAGGTCCTTCAGGATGGTGATACAGTCACTCGAAACCACCTTCTTATTAATATGGTTAATGATTAGCTTGTTCATGCTCTTGGGCCCAAGCGACGTTTGGATTATTCCACAGATTTCCTTGCACGCCTCGATGTTCTTCAGAATCGCGTCCTCGTTGTTCTTCACGATGCGGTACCCGTCCTTCAGGACGGAGTTGAACCCGTGCTTGTTCGCGAACTGCGGGAGTGCGGAAGTGCGGCGGTGAGGGAGTGAAGCGGTGCGGAAGTGAAGCGGTGAGGAAGTGAAGCGGTGATGGAGTGAGGGGATGCGACGGTGAGGACGTGACGCTGCGGGAAGAGCCGCTTAACAGGGGAGGGCCGCTTAACAGGGGAGGGCCGCTTAACAGGGGAGAGCCGCTTAACAGGGGAGAGCCGCTTAACAGGGGAGGGCTGACCAACCCGCGCGTGCCCCCTCAACTGGCACAGCTACGCATGCTCAAGGTGGGAGAcaccccaaatggggaaacacCACATATTAGTGCCTCTCCGAAAAGCATTTACCATGTTTGGTGATTTTCACGAGTGTAGTCCTCACAGGGGGGGGTGGGAGAAAAACTGAGCGGAAGAAGCTCTCCtgcgtgtgtatgtgtacaGCACAACCGATATATCACAGTTCGTTCTGCCACACCCTCAAGTTGCGGGGGAGCTACGCCTAATGGGACTTTCCTCGTGGCAGACCCCTTCTGAGACTGCGCAGCACTCGGAGAAAAGTTGAGCGATACTCTCCCACAAGGTTGGAACACCATACGTTATCTACAACATAAATGTGCTTACGCACACAAGTAGAAATAACTGTAAGGATACACTTCCACTCGGGAGTTGCTGCTCCGCGCTCTCTCCTGATTGGTTAATTCTCTTCCGCAGGATCGTCTCTCGGAAGGAAACAATGATATCAAACTGCTTCACAGTGGTCTCTATGCCATATCCACTTTTCACGATTGGTACGATTTACCAtgttctgtattttttttttttttaagatagTTGCaaggtttatttttttttttttttaagNNNNNNNNNNNNNNNNNNNNNNNNNNNNNNNNNNNNNNNNNNNNNNNNNNNNNNNNNNNNNNNNNNNNNNNNNNNNNNNNNNNNNNNNNNNNNNNNNNNNNNNNNNNNNNNNNNNNNNNNNNNNNNNNNNNNNNNNNNNNNNNNNNNNNNNNNNNNNNNNNNNNNNNNNNNNNNNNNNNNNNNNNNNNNNNNNNNNNNNNNNNNNNNNNNNNNNNNNNNNNNNNNNNNNNNNNNNNNNNNNNNNNNNNNNNNNNNNNNNNNNNNNNNNNNNNNNNNNNNNNNNNNNNNNNNNNNNNNNNNNNNNNNNNNNNNNNNNNNNNNNNNNNNNNNNNNNNNNNNNNNNNNNNNNNNNNNNNNNNNNNNNNNNNNNNNNNNNNNNNNNNNNNNNNNNNNNNNNNNNNNNNNNNNNNNNNNNNNNNNNNNNNNNNNNNNNNNNNNNNNNNNNNNNNNNNNNNNNNNNNNNNNNNNNNNNNNNNNNNNNNNNNNNNNNNNNNNNNNNNNNNNNNNNNNNNNNNNNNNNNNNNNNNNNNNNNNNNNNNNNNNNNNNNNNNNNNNNNNNNNNNNNNNNNNNNNNNNNNNNNNNNNNNNNNNNNNNNNNNNNNNNNNNNNNNNNNNNNNNNNNNNNNNNNNNNNNNNNNNNNNNNNNNNNNNNNNNNNNNNNNNNNNNNNNtttttttttttttttttatacttcaACTTTATGCCCCCCCCCATTCGTCAAATTACTTGACCACCATTTgtcaattttatttccctccGATTGCcaaatttcttttccttttttttgtcagaATTATTTTCCGCCATTTTCTGCGGACGTTTCGTGCTATCTACCAGTTTGAAGCGCCCACCCCCCCAACATTTGGGATGTCCCCTCACTTGGAGGCTGCGGCGTTACGAAACTCTGCTGCCCCCTGCGAGGCGAACTCTTCTCAGGGGCAGCTGCTATATAACCAGGTGATGATAATGCGACACATGTCGTCGCACGAGTGTAGCTTGGCATGTCGAGTTAGGGGGTCGCTCACTATCCGGCGCGCCACCCGTTGCCCACTGCCAACCCGCACAAAATGAATGCGCaaatcaggaaaaaaaaaaacctccttgagaaggaaagaaagctGAATAACTTGGCAAAGATCTTCCACAGGAAACTCGAAACGTTGCTTATATACATAAGGATTCCCAAGAAGAAACAGGAGAAGCTATTctttgatgatttttttaatgtagaGGAGGTGAGCGCGTACATAAACACGGTTGTGGACGATGAGCAGGAGCAGCGTTCTAACGGGAAGGATGACCACCTGTCAGATCACTCTGGTGGCCCCCCCTGCTCAGGGGAGAGCCTCAACCTGAACACAGACaacgaaattaaaagcaGCAAAGAaatctttataaaaaatctgctgatttttttgaacaaTCTGATCGTTCTCTACTTCTCCAAGAGCAACCTAATCGATGTCTGTATAAACCGCAGGGGCTTCAACAGGTGTGGCTTCTATGCATGTGACAACGTGTTCCTAACTCCCCCCAACAAGGGCAAATACAAAATAGACGCGAAAAGTAAGAACATTTACCTCAGGGAGTACTACGACTTGTTTTGTTCCGCCAGCTGCATGAATTATAACCTCCACTTGCTCAAAGAAATCGCAAAGAGTGGGAAGAACGGGAGGAACGCCAAGGGAGGAGCGGCAGccggaggagaagcagcaggGGGGACCAACCTGAAAACAAAATGCCAATTAATATACATCATGTTCCTTACCTTCTTccctatttttaaatttcacGACATTAATGTACTTCTCAACAATTTAGAGCTCGTGCATATTCAgaacaacaaaatatttttgaagcccggggggggggagctgGAGGTCGACGGCAAAGGCAAAGGCAAAGGGGGTTCAGGTCACACCGACGAGAAGAAAGCAGCGGAAGGGAGGGAAGCAACGAAAGCAACCAATACAGCCAATACAACCAATACAGCCAATACAACCAATGCAACCAATGCAGCGAAAGCAACCAATGGTGAGGACAAAGTATGCACCATTAGAACGGTGAAGGATGAGCTTAGTCAGAGAACCCATGAGTTGAGCAAGACCCTCTTTCCAATCATCgtggagaagcagaagggcTGTGAAGACAGTGAGGAGGAAATTGCAGAAGAAGGCGCGGAGGAAATCGCAGAAGAAGTCGCAGAAGAAATCGCTGAAGAAATCGCGGAGGAATCTCCAAAGAGCAGTTCGTCCAATGGGAGagatggaaataaaattataatgctGCCCCTGAGGGAGGCACTCAGAGGGTATATCGAAGTGAAGACGGAGGAGGACCCCACCAACGAAGAGGTGGATAGTTCTCCAAAACGAAAACAGGGAAAAAccaataaatgtaaaaacgTCAGATTTAATGAGGACGTCCAAACGTTTGAGTACTTCAAAGACGAACGGGTGGACCTCTATAGTGTGGGTAGGACCTCCATGGAGCCGAGGCACGGGGGCACTACACAAGGGGGGGATTCTCCGCCGAGTGGGGGCATTCTGTATGAGGATTCCCTATCGGGTGAGGACGAGCATAGGAGGAAGATCCACCCCGGTGTATCTCCAGAACGGGACGAAACTACCATGAGAGAAGGGCCAGGTGAGGAAACGAACGAACTAGCCGTGACGCTTCAACGCTCTAGTGATGAGAAGGTGGAAGAATCGATGAGCGTAGAAGCCGAGGGTGAGAGTAACCCCTCGGATGGTGAAATGGCCGAAGtgtatgaacaagtcaggcagtccatttttacaaaccgTAAACACTTCTTTGAGGACATCCTGGGAAAGACCCTTTTCGATTCGAACAAGCTTATCGGGTTTGACTacgaggagggggaggagaaagagaaaggaaagaaggcAGCGGGACAGGTGGAGGAGAAGCAAGCTGAATTGGCGGAGGAAGCGAAGGAGGTGGAACAAACGGAGAAGAAAGCTGAACTGACGGAGGAAGCGAAGGAGGTGGAACAAACGGAGAAGCAAGCTGAACTGACGGAGGAAGCGAAGGAGGTGGAACAAACGGAGAAGCAAGCTGAACTGGCGGAGGGGAAGGCTGAGAAAGACCTCCGGACGTGCGCCGCGCAGCGGATGAGCGAAATTAACCTGAAGCACGACCAGGAGAGGAAGGGGAGGCGAATCGTTTTGCTGAGCTCGCCCGTCGGAGGGGCGGCGACAAGGGAGATTCCCCAGGCCAATGGAGGTGGGGGTGCACCTGAGGACGATGAGGCGGAGGTCATGGGCGCGATGAGGGGCGAACAGGAAGACGCTGCCCCGGGtggtgaagaaaaggaagacgcTGCCCTGGGtggtgaagaaaaggaagacgcTGCCCTGGGtggtgaagaaaaggaagacgcTGTCCCGGTTGATGGCAAAAAGGATGATG
It includes:
- a CDS encoding hypothetical protein (putative); the encoded protein is MALKSINISGNFDWCPFKEHKNYLACFTSHNLLYSNSNNLNNYVYLLDINLNSEGRNLEIVSKLNFEEALKSEKSGKKKGTNEYVTSFEWINSSNFVESEGEDELRKGIIVGGLTNGDIILLNAQNLFVEKPTHEQFVLSKANVHEGSINCLECNKHKNNLIATGGNDGQLFITDIENIFSPTSYDPYLDKNNLQKITCLNWNKKVSHILATSSNNGNTVIWDLKIKKAAVSFRDPHSRTKTSSLAWLANQPTQILVAYDDEKSPCLQLWDLRNANYPIKEIIGHSKGINNITFSSIDSNLLISSGKDTTKCWYLSNNNFDVYNEVNNSANNIYSKWSPFIPDMFASSTNVDTIQVNSINNGLKMTSKYVPNFYRKDAGITFGFGGKICCFDNTAGAESTKQGQSEATDVGAVGGTGGTGSVGSVGGAESRFPIKCHIYSTEMELISEADKFEKYIASGNYFEFCESKIATTEDEHEKLTWRILQLLCTSQKEGIVKHLGYDMNEIVQKIEDTTGKQPGFIFNKLADEEKEKMLANNASSNLMGSESMMDPSMAGLMTTGGVNYEHMNGGFMAGGGAGGVDPNTMPTGAASAGAASASAGGGASPMVIDNAQGFNSSFDVDPEKFFRELGEKKENEDIKEGEKQQKGDKGTEEKQQKGDKGVEEKQQKGDKGVEEKQQKGKDKGKDKGKDKGKKKGKGGGSGGLTGGVGDEEYDDEDDEDGLGGNSGRGSGGAKDKNQINDKTNWNSGIESIIKECVLVGNIETAVELCVHKNRMADALFLSSFGGEQLWHKTKTLYIKKQNSTFMRSLNYILDDQLELLVQQIDLSSWGEALSILCTYALNKPNFNNLCETLAKRLQNEKFDIRAASICYLCASNFDQTVQIWNDMPSTQNSLLNVLQDMVEKMTVLKMAIKHDMFNAIMNRKINQYAELLANSGRLKAAMTFLCLTQEDQTEESLILRDRIFNSGQISGQISGQMQMPMQSAPPHSSHMGGYSSMPPSKFNTQVINAPPPQRASFASTSAKNFPLGNVNPVKPPSISTMSASASASASYIMPPSGPPPPSSTSPPSYASVSNLSNFNAPMGIKSEQDDQKQTTPTGVPVGGPMFSSQSYANQRRIQPGGNALPPPAAPTPSQANQINNRSFPSMQNIAPGPPVNRNLSSSSNPNSMSFQQDNSGQQFLKRECMDQQAPYGGAVSPPGMQPNSFGASFQDSTNKVGLGGQSGGPPSSGLSTTSPIAGALTVTPGMPVPWPIPTTTQQLGSTTTSTANENKKIQTATKEQNGVFMGRSNVDNVKKTISSFLNGYVSQEAMKKKAEDVSIKVHELFDKLDAGSFNEHINDSIVNMVNALNANDFRAANKVIVDLSRNLWDGSNKSWYEGHHAWQRLWASSASYQNADVTR
- a CDS encoding T-complex protein 1 theta subunit (putative), whose amino-acid sequence is MAENNSDKKKEKKFGNRREIKLTNGGQFANKHGFNSVLKDGYRIVKNNEDAILKNIEACKEICGIIQTSLGPKSMNKLIINHINKKVVSSDCITILKDLEINHPVVNILKKLSETMNYEYGDFTNYVFTLTTEMLDKASHLIQQGFNINDILTGFMLGYKEIERIISSELIVYKMESFSDEKEIKKVIKSVMVTKNLTNNFDFITTLLAQCIATLMPEEKVELFDVDNIRISKLNGGNLIDSQFIMGMVITRDTHGIVKKKENANVIVLNCGLEAATTETKGTVLLNNAQELLNFTKGEEEQMKKIIANIKKEGVDVIIVNGAISDIAQHFCDAEQIMTLKIPSKFETLRLCKLLNITSLVKLGVPKPEEIGKASSIYVSEIASKKVTIINSMNKKVSTIILRGATYNLLDEVERCIHDGINAIKNAIKGNSFVYGGGCIEVQLCERLKKYAHQLKGVHNYSVKIFAESFLVIPRILATNCGYNSTDVLNQLINEHNKGNTDVCVNINKDSFITSAKDNCIYDNFKCKKYAIDLAVDALQTILKIDQIILAKPAGGPKPRDKNPDYDDAF
- a CDS encoding hypothetical protein (putative) gives rise to the protein MNAQIRKKKNLLEKERKLNNLAKIFHRKLETLLIYIRIPKKKQEKLFFDDFFNVEEVSAYINTVVDDEQEQRSNGKDDHLSDHSGGPPCSGESLNLNTDNEIKSSKEIFIKNLLIFLNNLIVLYFSKSNLIDVCINRRGFNRCGFYACDNVFLTPPNKGKYKIDAKSKNIYLREYYDLFCSASCMNYNLHLLKEIAKSGKNGRNAKGGAAAGGEAAGGTNLKTKCQLIYIMFLTFFPIFKFHDINVLLNNLELVHIQNNKIFLKPGGGELEVDGKGKGKGGSGHTDEKKAAEGREATKATNTANTTNTANTTNATNAAKATNGEDKVCTIRTVKDELSQRTHELSKTLFPIIVEKQKGCEDSEEEIAEEGAEEIAEEVAEEIAEEIAEESPKSSSSNGRDGNKIIMLPLREALRGYIEVKTEEDPTNEEVDSSPKRKQGKTNKCKNVRFNEDVQTFEYFKDERVDLYSVGRTSMEPRHGGTTQGGDSPPSGGILYEDSLSGEDEHRRKIHPGVSPERDETTMREGPGEETNELAVTLQRSSDEKVEESMSVEAEGESNPSDGEMAEVYEQVRQSIFTNRKHFFEDILGKTLFDSNKLIGFDYEEGEEKEKGKKAAGQVEEKQAELAEEAKEVEQTEKKAELTEEAKEVEQTEKQAELTEEAKEVEQTEKQAELAEGKAEKDLRTCAAQRMSEINLKHDQERKGRRIVLLSSPVGGAATREIPQANGGGGAPEDDEAEVMGAMRGEQEDAAPGGEEKEDAALGGEEKEDAALGGEEKEDAVPVDGKKDDAAP